One genomic region from Salvia hispanica cultivar TCC Black 2014 chromosome 2, UniMelb_Shisp_WGS_1.0, whole genome shotgun sequence encodes:
- the LOC125204903 gene encoding uncharacterized protein LOC125204903, with product MAALGIISNTDLECGEDKEGSVCFSDAVEGSCNSQFNDDCSFACGSEILEDGDLEYLDLESGEKAVQEVIERDCRICHLGLVSSSPSSGIAIQLGCSCKDDLAAAHKHCAETWFKIKGNKTCEICNSVACNVVGPTDMEAVQQVSESHTDGAATATSLAPAPSTLETRTCLNGHRFLNFLLACMVFAFVISWLFHFNIPS from the exons ATGGCTGCTTTAGGAATAATATCCAACACAGATTTGGAATGCGGCGAAGACAAGGAGGGAAGCGTTTGCTTCTCCGACGCCGTGGAGGGCTCTTGCAACTCGCAATTCAACGACGATTGCAGCTTCGCCTGTGGGTCGGAGATTTTGGAAGATGGGGATTTGGAATATTTGGATTTAGAGAGCGGGGAGAAAGCGGTGCAGGAGGTGATTGAGAGAGATTGCCGGATTTGCCATTTGGGTTTGGTGAGCAGTAGCCCTAGCTCTGGGATTGCCATTCAATTGGGGTGCTCTTGTAAGGATGATTTAGCTGCTGCTCACAAGCATTGTGCTGAAACATGGTTCAAAATCAAAGGAAACAA GACTTGTGAAATTTGCAACTCGGTGGCGTGCAACGTTGTTGGTCCTACTGATATGGAGGCTGTTCAACAAGTGAGTGAAAGCCACACAGATGGTGCAGCTACTGCCACATCCTTAGCTCCCGCCCCCTCCACTCTAGAAACCCGAACTTGCTTAAATGGTCATCGCTTCTTAAATTTTCTTCTCGCTTGTATGGTGTTTGCCTTTGTCATTTCTTGGCTTTTTCATTTCAACATCCCGTCGTAA